A window from Triticum aestivum cultivar Chinese Spring chromosome 6D, IWGSC CS RefSeq v2.1, whole genome shotgun sequence encodes these proteins:
- the LOC123141003 gene encoding uncharacterized protein, with the protein MATETEPAAAAAPCLLLGPPLIRAARPSPATAAAASADTDASHPFLDLLDAAFNAPSAEEIKAALKPRRALTENCSATYANSGNPCLDFFFQVVPDTPPERVRSLLAAAWTHDALTALKLACNLRGVRGTGKSDKEGFYAAALWMHENHPRTLACNVAALAEFGYLKDFPELLFRLIHGADVRKVAKAGVEDEKVRRKAKALAQQREGLRARLAGRKRARELAPEPAKATFSDFLSAALSKFGKGKPVEVETAPVAVEEPKPEAMEVDAEKTANKPRRMSKKVRKVAKLAVQSLETYYGDRAYRFLFDAVAEFFAALLASDLEQLAPKGKKRKIGLAAKWCPTPGSSFDRTTLLCEAIARRLFPRDSEPELAQLSDDHYTYQAIRRLRREVLVPLRKVLELPEVYMSAQRWSELPYNRVASVAMRRYKFLFKKHDEARFDKYLEDVEEGKAKISAGALLPHEIAAAAYRGEDDNVSELQWRRMVDDLRSKGSLRNCISVCDVSGSMNGTPMEVCVALGVLTSELSEEPWAGKVITFSSTPEIHLIKGKTLAKKMAFVKRMQWNMSTNFQAVFDQILRTAVNARLAPEKMIRTVFVYSDMEFNKASGHGGGGYYGYGSRRSSGSWDTDYNVICKKFRDAGYGDVVPQIIFWNLRDSKSTPVTSTQPGVAMVSGFSKNFLKIFLQNDGVVNPEAIMMQAIAGDEYQKLTVYD; encoded by the coding sequence ATGGCGACGGAGacagagcccgccgccgccgcggcgccgtGCCTCCTCCTCGGCCCTCCCCTCATCCGCGCCGCACGCCCGTcccctgccaccgccgccgccgccagtgcTGACACCGACGCGTCGCACCCGTTCCTCGACCTCCTGGACGCGGCCTTCAACGCGCCGTCGGCCGAGGAGATCAAGGCCGCGCTCAAGCCGCGGAGGGCGCTCACGGAGAACTGCTCCGCCACGTACGCCAACTCGGGCAACCCCTGCCTCGACTTCTTCTTCCAGGTGGTGCCCGACACGCCGCCCGAGCGCGTGCGCTCCCTGCTCGCCGCCGCCTGGACCCACGACGCGCTCACGGCGCTCAAGCTCGCCTGCAACCTCCGCGGCGTGCGCGGCACCGGCAAGTCGGACAAGGAGGGCTTCTACGCCGCCGCGCTCTGGATGCACGAGAACCACCCCAGGACGCTCGCCTGCAACGTCGCCGCGCTCGCCGAGTTCGGCTACCTCAAGGACTTCCCCGAGCTGCTCTTCCGCCTCATCCACGGCGCCGACGTGCGCAAGGTCGCCAAGGCCGGAGTGGAGGACGAGAAGGTGCGCAGGAAGGCCAAGGCCCTGGCCCAGCAGCGGGAGGGCCTCCGCGCCAGGCTCGCCGGCCGGAAGCGCGCCCGCGAGCTGGCGCCCGAGCCCGCCAAGGCCACCTTCAGCGACTTCCTCTCGGCCGCCCTCTCCAAGTTCGGCAAGGGCAAGCCCGTGGAGGTGGAGACCGCCCCTGTCGCGGTCGAGGAGCCGAAGCCGGAGGCGATGGAGGTTGATGCGGAGAAGACGGCGAACAAGCCGCGGCGGATGTCCAAGAAGGTCCGCAAGGTGGCCAAGCTCGCCGTGCAGTCGCTGGAGACGTACTACGGCGACCGCGCCTACCGCTTTCTGTTCGACGCCGTCGCCGAGTTCTTCGCGGCGCTCCTTGCCTCGGACCTCGAGCAGCTGGCCCCcaaaggcaagaagaggaagatcgGGCTCGCCGCCAAGTGGTGCCCCACGCCGGGCTCGTCGTTTGATCGCACCACGCTGCTCTGCGAGGCCATCGCCCGCCGCCTCTTCCCGCGCGACTCGGAGCCTGAGCTCGCCCAGCTCTCGGATGACCACTACACGTACCAGGccatccgccgcctccgccgcgaggTGCTCGTGCCGCTGCGCAAGGTCCTGGAGCTCCCGGAGGTGTACATGAGTGCGCAGCGGTGGTCGGAGCTGCCCTACAACCGCGTGGCCTCGGTGGCCATGCGGCGCTACAAGTTCCTCTTCAAGAAGCACGACGAGGCGCGCTTCGACAAGTACCTGGAGGACGTGGAGGAAGGGAAGGCCAAGATCTCGGCGGGCGCGCTCCTGCCGCACGAGATCGCCGCGGCCGCCTACCGCGGCGAGGACGACAACGTGTCGGAGCTCCAGTGGCGCCGCATGGTGGACGACCTCCGCTCCAAGGGGTCGCTGCGCAACTGCATCTCGGTCTGCGACGTGTCTGGCAGCATGAACGGCACCCCGATGGAGGTGTGCGTTGCGCTGGGCGTGCTCACGTCGGAGCTCAGCGAGGAGCCATGGGCGGGCAAGGTGATCACCTTCAGCTCGACCCCCGAGATCCACCTGATCaagggcaagacccttgccaagaagATGGCCTTCGTTAAGCGCATGCAATGGAACATGAGCACCAACTTCCAGGCGGTGTTCGACCAGATCCTCCGCACGGCTGTGAACGCCCGGCTGGCGCCGGAGAAGATGATCAGGACCGTTTTCGTGTACAGCGACATGGAGTTCAACAAGGCGTCGGGGCACGGCGGCGGTGGATACTACGGATACGGATCGCGGCGATCGTCCGGGTCCTGGGACACTGACTACAACGTGATCTGCAAGAAGTTCAGGGACGCCGGGTACGGCGACGTGGTGCCGCAGATCATCTTCTGGAACCTGCGCGACTCCAAGTCGACGCCGGTGACGTCGACGCAGCCGGGGGTGGCCATGGTGAGCGGCTTCTCCAAGAACTTCCTCAAGATCTTCCtgcagaacgacggcgtggtgaacCCCGAGGCCATCATGATGCaggccatcgccggcgacgagTACCAGAAGCTGACCGTGTACGACTAG